A stretch of DNA from Plasmodium berghei ANKA genome assembly, chromosome: 11:
AGAAGCATTTTTAAGTCATAAAATTAagttaaaattaaaaaataattattacatatatatatgcgtTTTCCCTGTTCATTagtataattatataataagcATGTTATGGAATTCAAATGCCAAATATGTTGGtgataaaattgttaaagGTATTAACCAAATAATCAATCAATTTAATATACGATTCCCAATATCCAATATTtcatcttttattatttccaatATTCTATAATACTGTTTTTTTATCTCTTACTCGTTATTTTTCGTAATGTCCTAATTTACATTTATGtaaacatataattttttttagaaaaagtTGCACGTGCATACTCTCCAAATTTAATGATGATCCAACAGCGTTACAAAAATGATGCTATATCGTTCCATGGATATTACTATGCTTTAGCAAAAAAAGTTCAAGTAAGGAAACATTTGTTTTAGTTCATCCCtctaaaaatgaaaatttacaCATTATATAGTGTAATTTATgcaaaacatatatatatttttgattcATTTTTAGGTATCAGACGACACAACTATAATTGTCTATGCATCATCTGATGTAAATGACTATAACAGTGtcgataaaaaaaaatatacaaacaCTATTGTAGAAAGTGCAAACTTATTCAAACCAAAAATTTATTcagaaaatgatattaGAAATGGAGAATTGACAAAAATGTTTGTTAATTTATCTGGATttataattcaaaaaaaaaaggattGCGTTGATATTACCTATCTCAACTCTGTAAGCAATCTAcgaatttttataacttaataattttattccacgatttattttgttatttcgTTATCCTATTTTATcacttataaaaaatacataccatttatataaatgtaaatatttataatatatgatgtTCATCCGCATAAAACTATaatatttccttttatatatttatccatttttgttttttgttcacagattaatattaataccACTATTTTTGAAGATTTATTAATTagaataattaatttatcacAAATACTAACTATTAAGAGATAAACTACCATAATTTTCAAGAAATAGTGTGCAATcctcataatatttttgatcaTTTTAATGTTGTAAtacattattaataaaataaatatgcttTCATATATGATGtctattttaatttatttccataaccacattttttaataaagtttactttctatataatttctttaaatCGTTTTAACATAAGgatgcatatatttattttggcGAACgtcataaatataatcattataatttgtgaaaaatatttctttattctCCCTgttcatattaatattgataatccttttatatgtagaaatatataaattagtATTTTTCTTGTACTATTTCccttattttcattatgcatatacaaCTCCCCATTGTTATTATCAAGCTTAGAAAccattaaatatatcaataatCATCCTCTAAATCATCTattaatgatttattttctctttatttttttctctctTAAATTTTCTCTTTGGAACTGTTTTCGAATTCCAAATAATgaatactaatatatttttagaattatagaaaagaaaattataattcgAAATCAAATGAGTCAACGATACAACattgttttatatgtattattaaaatccatatatttatattataatattacacAAAATACactttttaattgtttatataagCCAAATTACTTATATTGAATTTTTAAGTCAGATCCAAAGAATATGAGCCCAAAACAAAAactattaattaaatttataattctaacgaattataatttcttttataaacaaaagttaacaaaaaaaataaattaataaatggtGCAGGATTTCCCTGcataattttctatatatttaataatccCATTTTCTCATCAACTCAATTTACGGCCTTTTTCATGTTTTTTCCTTACTTCATTTCCTTCTACCCCAGTTTCTTATATTATGAATTGTAATCACTTAAAGCAGTGTTCTATTCTAGGAACAAGTCGATTCCAATATTTGATCAATTGACTCATAAACCATTAatcaaaaattaacaataaaatacaaaaagtACATAGTTCAACACATTTAACATTAAGTTATATTAACACGAAATAAAAttcttataatttataaaaatatatttctttattcgcttattttcatcttcattttttcttacATATTTGCacttaatataaatattaaaaactaCAACTTATcctttacatattttaataatttatttcctatatatatttaaagaaattCTTTAAACTAATAAATGttatcaaattataaaaaattaaatgcaATGTAACACTTAACCCTAACCCAATATGGGGTCCATAAACATAACCCTGACCCACAAcataaaaactatataaaaattatggtAAAAAATTACTTCGAAATAGACAAGTTcttaacatatattaatcattattactattccTGAAATAGCCATTACTCTTCGAATCTTATATTAATGATCCATtctctttatattttttattttttctcttaaatattgtttttgaGATCGTTTCCGACGTCCAAATAACgaatactaatataaaacGTTAAGAAGCGTATggtatttttgttaatgcttgcatatatataatgaaaataattttttaattccttattatttaccttATAGGAGATTCCTAAAAATAATGCTATTGCACCAAATACCGATAAAACTGTAAATAAGTTGTTTCCTATCGACGAGCTTGATGATGCAACTTCAGGTGTTTGTGCAGAAGTTTGTTCATAACTTTTTACAGAAATTTGTGTTGTTTTTATCTCTGGAAGGAGTGGAAACTTGCTATTTTGAacatttttacatttattttttaaattattataatcagTTGATAAAGTAGAcaacattttattataggAACTGCTATTAGTGTTATTATAATCTTTGTTAAggtctttatatttttcaacaAATTCTTTAGCTTTTCCCGAACATTTTGtgcaatttttattgtcGTCATCAAATTCAGTATACATTtcacataattttttaaatacatcataaaatttagatATATCTTTAATATCCACTTTCGTCAAATCGTGCTTTTTATCTATAAGATCCTTATAACTACTATAAGCATCAACACCTGTTATAGAATTTGTATacttatcattatttatatttgtagtataaaaataagttaGATTGCTGGttccattattattttcctttaGGTTTAACATATAACTTAACCATATTATAATGTAATCAACAATATTGATGTTACTTTTTGCAACAGATTGAAACAAATCAGAATCCTTAAAGAatgcattaaaaaaatataaacatccagcattaattttttcgaGATCACTATCACAACTATTATTAGTACAATACTCTTTGAAATTTTGATCatcattaaaataatactttCCTTTACTGTCCAATTGATCGGGAAATTTCGTCATTACTAAAAGGAAATTCCTACACTAAataaacatttaaaaataattgttataaatatgcatttattaaaataaattttaatgatatatataatacaatatcaaaaaatgtaaaggaaaacattattattaaaaaatgcatatactATATTTGCATCCATTGTGATGACATTtcattttaaatttgtaaaTTGAGTAAAATAATGTTGTTTTATATACGTTTCCCCCAACATGTAATGCAAATACTATAACCCTATATATAACAACTGTCTGtagttaaatatattataagtttttcaataatgaaattaatatagaataataaaacaatattattactaaaaaaaaattgcattcctttttatgataattaGCTAAATTGCCTTAAATAGAAGATTGCttaatacattttaattaaatatatatataatgaattttatacaaaaaatgatattcTTACTAAAATCTGGTATaactttattataaaaatgaatatacttttataatgaatttaaaGTATGTTTGAACATAGAAAAGgaatatatctatattttatgttttaatgATTTCAATTCTAAAACTTAAATACTGTATAtatctaaaaaataaaaagttatattattactataatccttaaaagtatataaatatattttttataatatattttaaatacttatatatttgtttcttataatatatatagtctttctaaaattataacatttaCAAAATTGTATTGTCCCATTTTCTATGCAAATTACATAAAGTTACATTGtttttaatgaataaagataaattcataatccattttaataaatccaataactttatttttattcctatatacttcaatttaaaaatatacctTATTGAgtgattttataatatattttgcacATCTTTCCCACGGTTTAAAACGACAATTAGCACTGACGCcgtatttattatgttatttataaCCTTATATAAGCCGTTGGATgcatattgtttttaaaataataataactattagatattaaatattaacaaattaataagtATTGATGCAAAGTTTAAAGTATAACATAAAACTATGCGTAattaaattgttatatttacattttagATAGGAGAGATAAGGGaattatacttttttaagACAAGGATATAGCCatataacatttatttattatacatagtttaattatgttttatattttctaccATTAAAACTTTCAAttcatgtatatattaaaattaatcaTTAAAAACGCCttagaattattttctaaatatatagtttgcttatatattttataataaactatatttatttctataatggaaatcaatatttttaaggaaactatagaattattaatattattttgcttGGTAGTGTTAATTCTAACATTGTCGAATTAAAgcttaattaaataaattttataatatttcatatgattttttatacgtacattataatattatcaaatgTTTAAGAATATGTATAATGGATTTACCCCCACATAAGTGTATcaaataaacataatatatttgttcgtatttaataacatattaatctaatattattattgttgtTACTAGTGGTATATCACCGTATACTACAATGAGATAATTAACGCGCTCGCGATGAATACTTTAAACCAATTAGTAATATTCCTTGTTTcattgttttaaaatataacattttagaacatttatattatctcgtaaaaacattatatttaaaatatatatttataagtttgtgtatatataatgacctgatgtaaatattatttgttcaaagaaattaattatatatatatttttctatatcatttatattaatatataattatattaagctttcacaaaaaaacaatatttcaatattaGTTATTGGTATTTTATTagattatatttatagtcatataataataacgcattttatctataatattatttataattattggaacaaaatatgatatgaaattttattaatatacttatattttaactattttaaaatataatttatttatacctcaaaactataaaatttaaaaattaatagtgattaatctaatattatatctttatagtaaataacttaatgtatataaaactatttctatcaatataaattaGAACAATAACATAAATGCAAAGCATTGGAATGAAAACAGTgagtattatatatatttataaatttattatatatatatctatagtgtatttttatgtattacataaaatgttagaagcataataatatttatagatAATGTTGTATTGTTAATTCTCGATATATATTCTATGAATCTATATTTGATGATtatctattatatattagtaatgtgtttattaatattaaacatatgcatattaaCCTGAAGATATGTTATATTGTAGACAATTGTTTCAAATGAATCTAATTATATGTTATAGCCTTATATATAAGATTACTATATAGTTTGGTTGGAAACTTATAActaaatcaaaataatagagacacaaataataagttttactaaataaaatgtttcatcaaataaaaaaatatattgggTTATTCATGATTCAATATAGCTCTGGGTTAATACGtcttatataataaataataaaggtTCTTATGTATAGTTAGCCAAAAATTAccaataaaatataaaatgcgaattgataatattgtcacatttaatatatatgaacaaatatatgGAAGTATTATAACGTATGGAAAATATGTTATTCGATCCATTTCATACTAATGACTATGCTCCTTTTTTGGTTGCATATTTGGACTTCATTTCGAGATTAAACATACGGagattgtatatatatttatcaacATTTACAAGCACAAAATActatcaaattataaaaaattaaattacaATATCCCCAAACCCTAACTCAAAACGCAGACTCAGTGAACAAAACTACAATTCATAAGTATAACCTTGACCTATAATACATGAACACCTCGTATCAAggatattataattaaaaactaaattaattttatgtatgcatatgtgtatatatttcttgATTTAGCCATTTTATGtttcaatattttatttatttgtattttttttaactttataatattatgttttattattaaaaggaaaattatgatttgtattaatttataaaatacataGGCGTCAATATTACtactaataaataatttttttaaaattaacaattttgctagaaaattgttatttattaaaatttgtattaaaagtgataaaaaaatcacAAATGTGTGATTATcatactattattattatgaagtaaaaaaatattgttattatagTGGTATTAGCAGTATATAGAATTAATTggatttttcatattaaaataattgtttaatataatatttatattactatgatcttttatttattaatgtaATTATATGTGTATTTCCATATGTAATGGGatgttttataaattttaaattgaGTTTGAtcaattataaaaatataaaatttgtgtatttataattctatatattaaaaatgttacttatataatataattaaagttatttatttttagatattataatattaaggAAATTATGgatcataatatttttgatgctcattatttatgaaaacTTCTGTTATTGATGTTGGTTTGTGgttgaattatttaaataaaaaatacattaaacttataaatttgataaaagCATACATTTTACTGTTTAaataatagttttttttactttgttggagaaaattatttgctTCAATTTTAATTACACATGCCCAAATTTCCGAgttgttaatttttaactaaaaaaaatactaatatatattttaatattttgtttgtaaacttcaaaaattaataaattttatattaaattttgttttcttttaataatcTCTCTATAtgtgaataataaaactcTTACAACTGAGCCCgatcaaataaaatatgtagcATTCATATCAAGAAAACGTTATCCTACGTAAGAAAATactacaatatatatatatatatattacatatttcattatgaaaatattaaatttacgTCTTTgcaaaaattttataatataaatacaatagctttatttttgtacACATTAAAAATCTgctcatttttatcaatgATAGCTCAgaagaaatatatgaaaaaaacaatcaCCTATTATGTAAAGATCCCAAAGAAACTATACAAGCGtgcatatttatgaatgaagctttaaaatatttagaaCGTTATGCTACAAGTAAAGATGgttataaattatgtaaTAGATATTATGCttataatatgtatttttataaaaaaaacatcgAGGTCATACATATGTTGAAAAAATGCATTATATACCTCGTAAATGCTATGAGGTATCAATTAACaaacaatattaaaattataaaccaaattaaaataaaaaaatgattataatttatatacatatatttctcTTTGTTTCCATTagtataatgaaataataaacatgTTATGGGATCCAGATTGTTCCATTTTTCTCAATACTGCCTTTGTTAAAAGTATacaaaacataaataattagTCAAATCAGCATATTATTGTTACTATTTATTCGACATTTCATGATTTAGTATTGTCATTGCTATATGATACTATTTATTGTTTCCCATGTcttcaaatttataatattttaatttacatTATGCGGAgttattacttttttgaaaaattgtCCGTGTGTACAATCCAAATTTAGTAATGATACAACACCATTGCAAAAAATGGCCGTGGTTTCgtcataaatatttttatactttaGCTACAAAAGTTCAAGTAAGGAAAACTTTCCTTTTCTATTTCGTTgtaaatcatatttttcatattattcacaataatttatgcaatacaattttattaattttgtagGTATCAGAAAACAAAACGATATTAGTCATGACTTCAGAGATATAAATGATCACAACTATtccaataaaaaatataaaaacaaaatcgTAAAAAACGCAAATTTATTCAAAACTTACATTGATTCTGAAGACATtagaaaaggaaaattaaaaaaacgtTTTTTAACTTAATTGCATACTccattgaaaaaaaagaaagataTGTTAGTATCACCTATGTCGACTCTGTATGcgatatataaattttaataacgTAACAATTAATTTCaacaattattaaaaaaaatattattttaaataagtgtacatatttataatttccaaaaaacctaaacattttatatattcatccatttatgttttttttcttagATTGATGGACATGCTTCcttttaacaaaaatgcATTATTGTAAAagctttatatataaacatatattttacagCACCGTAATATTAGAAAATTCATGTTAATAAATCgatttattttcatgaatgggatttatttattgttttcatttttcttataaaactcaaaatataaattcaaaattagttattttcaaatacaTGAATGTCTTAAAATACATCAATCATAATACTCagaataatttataatgatttatttcctcttttttattttttttcgttactaaataattttataaactaATATAGTTTTAGAGTTATAGAAAAGGAAGTTATAATTGAAATCACATGAATCAGCCATACGACACTGTTTTATATagattaataaaatacatatatttatattataataataccCCAATACactttttaattgtttatataagCCAAATTACTTATATTAATATCcagttattatttttaatacttATACTGAATTTTAAAGTTAGATCCAAAGAATCTGAACCCAAAACCAAAactattaattatatttattattttaaagaatcgcattttcttctataaacataaaaaataaacaacaaatacaaaataataaatggtACAGGACCGGCCTCCATgagtttatatatatttaataatggATATTTTTCCCAATAAATGGAATTTATAAACTATTTAgtctgttttttttgagtagatgaatttataattatttgcactttttttttctatcaGTTGAGtttataattgtttttattgttttatttacaccaaacaaatttatagcctttttcatatttttttttcttcaattCCATTTTTCATCCAAATGACAAATACtaacataaaattatgaaaaatatataatattttatagtgatgaaatattataaatttgtatatttcacaatgttctttttatttacctTCTACATAATAGCTAAAGTAATGGGTATTAAAAGAACTATAATTGAAATTTCAATCtgtttgtatttttttagtacATTATTACTTATCTTCAAAAATCTTAGGTTTTTTATCAACAAGTTTATTGAATTTTTCTTCTCAACTATTAgcaaattttgaaaaatcgAACAATTTGAAGAATCGTTGGTATATTTAGTAACTGTGTTATACAACTCATTAAGTAACTCATATAGTTTACGCATTTCatcaattttaatattcattattttttgttttttattgatTTTATCAAGATATTCTTTATAAcattcatcattttttataaacttaACATACAATTCTAACATGCTCCCATAGGCTCCATTTTTAATTAGTTCCATTTTATCACTTAACCATAGCATAATATACGTAATATAttcgttatttttattttcatattctaGATCTTCATCCCCAACGAATAAATCATTAAATAAGAATGCAGTAACAACATTAACTGCTTAACCGATCGATTTACattctctttttttgtCTCATTGCTAATAGGACAATAATGATCATATATTTCAGTAGATAAATCATTTTTGTCTAAAGAAAAACGATCAGGTAATGATATTCAATATCTTTAATTGATTTACActaagaaaatattataaattaataaaatatgtattaatgAAATGCTATTGAAAATTAAGCCAATTTATAAACAGTGccaaaacaataaaataaaatccaatttattaaaaaatgtaaatatcaCATTGAGGGTCATTATAATgggttttatttttaatctGGAGGTAATTTTCTATcatactatttttatgcaatatatgtattgaaccaaaatatattattaattaattaatatttttatataattaacaTCTGTAGTTAAAgccatttttattagtttTAATGCCTGAATTACCATGGAATAATcacataataatagtattaaaaaggtatttgatttttatttataggAATCACTAAATTACCTTAAGTGATTATTtgtttaacatttttattatatctatatataatatattttatacataatatcactttttaaaataatagctTGAATAACCCGATTGCATAAATGCATGgaatatcataaaaaaaataaatgaagtTTGTGTTTTTAAGAAATAACAAAGTTATACAcataaacaaatatgtttcacaaacataaaaaatatacttaATAAACACTACAAttaatatacacatatcAATCTTATTtcaattattaattattttcggAATATTCTTTCgcaaattatatacaataatataaataagtcaccatattttccatataagtaaatatatga
This window harbors:
- a CDS encoding fam-a protein, translated to MSNKTLTSEVDPNIEALRKFIRSSITEQVSFDLCMDPEETKEAETLMNEAELLLQQHATSTDDYKLYHKYSNDSIAYYKKRGNTLIFKFNHKIKYPGKYNYIISMLWNSNAKYVGDKIVKEKVARAYSPNLMMIQQRYKNDAISFHGYYYALAKKVQVSDDTTIIVYASSDVNDYNSVDKKKYTNTIVESANLFKPKIYSENDIRNGELTKMFVNLSGFIIQKKKDCVDITYLNSININTTIFEDLLIRIINLSQILTIKR
- a CDS encoding BIR protein encodes the protein MDANICRNFLLVMTKFPDQLDSKGKYYFNDDQNFKEYCTNNSCDSDLEKINAGCLYFFNAFFKDSDLFQSVAKSNINIVDYIIIWLSYMLNLKENNNGTSNLTYFYTTNINNDKYTNSITGVDAYSSYKDLIDKKHDLTKVDIKDISKFYDVFKKLCEMYTEFDDDNKNCTKCSGKAKEFVEKYKDLNKDYNNTNSSSYNKMLSTLSTDYNNLKNKCKNVQNSKFPLLPEIKTTQISVKSYEQTSAQTPEVASSSSSIGNNLFTVLSVFGAIALFLGISYKYSLFGRRKRSQKQYLREKIKNIKRMDH